The proteins below come from a single Asterias rubens chromosome 9, eAstRub1.3, whole genome shotgun sequence genomic window:
- the LOC117294989 gene encoding ectonucleoside triphosphate diphosphohydrolase 4-like isoform X2 — MARWNALCLHLPASWHINLRLNAKFSRYIACLIIGLACMGLILIVYLEFRMTQILDDPLNELINKYELLEVTDIKDKNLYYGVVVDAGSSGTRVYVYFWPRHIGDTNKLLKIHQMRDSHRKPVVMKIKPGLATLANNPSEASEYLKPLLDYAASHIPKAKLPESPLYILATAGMRMLPLSQQEAILQDLKTDIPKDYKFLFSDPQVEVISGKQEGVYAWIGINYVLGRFDHGDDSDPMVEVDVTGESGPISVLRKRTVGILDMGGGSAQIAFEVPHTEDVAKGMLAEFNLGCDVHKIEHVYRVYVTTFLGFGGNAARTRYEKALLNASLPVNKSIANSPGLQEKSAISDPCLPVNMQDQVSHNSQTIHLKGTGDFKQCQASLVPLLNLSSPCAKQPCSFNGVFQPEIEFRNSEFYGFSEYWYCMEDVLRIGGMYNYVKFELAAKDYCATRWSLIQEHYVKGLYTKADAHRIKYQCFKSAWITTVLHKGFRFPEDYHYLRTASLIQDKEVQWTLGAILHRTRFLPLREIQQGAFQKQVPPPWVHATQISNQYIFITCFVIVCIFIMLYVRWLRGMGPRRIYRVPTMAYFMTEEGQIQDGIQETGAVMLP, encoded by the exons ATGGCTAG atgGAATGCACTCTGCCTGCATCTACCGGCATCATGGCACATCAACCTTCGTCTAAATGCCAAATTTTCCCGCTACATCGCTTGTCTGATTATCGGCCTAGCCTGCATGGGTCTGATCCTCATTGTCTACCTCGAGTTTCGAATGACCCAAATCCTAGATGACCCCTTAAATGAACTTATTAATAAATATGAACTACTAGAGGTCACCGATATCAAGGACAAAAATCTATATTATGGGGTCGTAGTGGATGCCGGGAGCAGTGGGACGAGGGTTTATGTGTACTTTTGGCCAAGGCATATCGGTGATACAAATAAACTACTCAAGATCCATCAGATGAGAGACTCACATCGAAAGCCGGTGGTGATGAAAATAAAACCAG GTCTTGCCACGCTAGCAAACAACCCGTCTGAAGCTAGTGAATATCTTAAGCCCCTCCTAGACTATGCTGCAAGTCACATTCCCAAAGCTAAGCTTCCAGAATCGCCGCTCTATATTTTAGCAACAGCAGGGATGAGAATGCTTCCATTaag ccaGCAAGAAGCCATCCTCCAAGATTTAAAGACGGACATTCCAAAAGATTACAAGTTCCTGTTCTCAGACCCTCAGGTTGAAGTGATTAGTGGGAAACAAGAGGGCGTGTACGCCTGGATTGGAATCAACTATGTCCTGGGCAGGTTCGACCACGGTGATGACA gTGATCCGATGGTCGAGGTGGATGTGACGGGAGAGAGCGGACCGATAAGCGTCCTGCGTAAGCGCACCGTTGGTATCCTGGACATGGGCGGGGGCTCGGCGCAGATCGCATTTGAGGTCCCTCACACC GAGGATGTTGCCAAGGGCATGCTGGCGGAGTTCAACCTCGGCTGTGATGTCCATAAAATTGAGCATGTGTACAGGGTTTACGTCACTACATTCCTTGGGTTTGGGGGCAACGCCGCCAGAACTCGATACGAGAAAGCTCTTCTTAATGCCTCGCTCCCCGTTAACAAAAG caTTGCCAATTCCCCTGGTCTCCAAGAAAAATCCGCGATTTCTGACCCATGTCTACCAGTCAACATGCAAGACCAGGTATCCCACAACAGCCAAACCATCCACCTAAAGGGAActggtgactttaaacaatGCCAGGCTTCCCTGGTGCCCCTCCTCAATCTCAGCAGTCCGTGCGCCAAGCAGCCATGCTCATTTAACGGCGTCTTCCAGCCGGAAATTGAGTTTCGAAATAGTGAGTTTTACGGGTTCTCCGAATATTGGTACTGTATGGAAGATGTGCTGCGCATCGGAGGGATGTACAATTATGTCAAATTTGAATTAGCTGCAAAG GATTACTGTGCAACCAGGTGGTCCTTAATACAAGAGCATTACGTCAAAGGCCTGTACACAAAAGCTGATGCCCACAGAATAAA ATACCAGTGTTTTAAATCAGCCTGGATTACAACGGTTCTCCATAAGGGTTTCCGATTTCCAGAAGATTATCACTACCTGCGCACCGCCAGCCTTATACAGGATAAAGAGGTGCAGTGGACCCTGGGTGCCATACTGCATCGTACTCGCTTCCTTCCGCTCAG AGAAATCCAGCAGGGTGCGTTCCAGAAGCAGGTCCCTCCACCGTGGGTCCACGCTACCCAGATTTCCAACCAGTATATCTTCATTACGTGCTTTGTCATTGTCTGTATCTTCATTATGCTGTATGTCCGATGGCTAAGGGGGATGGGTCCCAGACGCATTTACCGGGTCCCAACTATGGCTTACTTCATGACAGAGGAGGGGCAAATACAGGATGGGATACAGGAAACTGGAGCTGTGATGCTCCCTTAG
- the LOC117294989 gene encoding ectonucleoside triphosphate diphosphohydrolase 4-like isoform X1, translating to MARWNALCLHLPASWHINLRLNAKFSRYIACLIIGLACMGLILIVYLEFRMTQILDDPLNELINKYELLEVTDIKDKNLYYGVVVDAGSSGTRVYVYFWPRHIGDTNKLLKIHQMRDSHRKPVVMKIKPGLATLANNPSEASEYLKPLLDYAASHIPKAKLPESPLYILATAGMRMLPLSQQEAILQDLKTDIPKDYKFLFSDPQVEVISGKQEGVYAWIGINYVLGRFDHGDDSDPMVEVDVTGESGPISVLRKRTVGILDMGGGSAQIAFEVPHTVSFNKPGPEEDVAKGMLAEFNLGCDVHKIEHVYRVYVTTFLGFGGNAARTRYEKALLNASLPVNKSIANSPGLQEKSAISDPCLPVNMQDQVSHNSQTIHLKGTGDFKQCQASLVPLLNLSSPCAKQPCSFNGVFQPEIEFRNSEFYGFSEYWYCMEDVLRIGGMYNYVKFELAAKDYCATRWSLIQEHYVKGLYTKADAHRIKYQCFKSAWITTVLHKGFRFPEDYHYLRTASLIQDKEVQWTLGAILHRTRFLPLREIQQGAFQKQVPPPWVHATQISNQYIFITCFVIVCIFIMLYVRWLRGMGPRRIYRVPTMAYFMTEEGQIQDGIQETGAVMLP from the exons ATGGCTAG atgGAATGCACTCTGCCTGCATCTACCGGCATCATGGCACATCAACCTTCGTCTAAATGCCAAATTTTCCCGCTACATCGCTTGTCTGATTATCGGCCTAGCCTGCATGGGTCTGATCCTCATTGTCTACCTCGAGTTTCGAATGACCCAAATCCTAGATGACCCCTTAAATGAACTTATTAATAAATATGAACTACTAGAGGTCACCGATATCAAGGACAAAAATCTATATTATGGGGTCGTAGTGGATGCCGGGAGCAGTGGGACGAGGGTTTATGTGTACTTTTGGCCAAGGCATATCGGTGATACAAATAAACTACTCAAGATCCATCAGATGAGAGACTCACATCGAAAGCCGGTGGTGATGAAAATAAAACCAG GTCTTGCCACGCTAGCAAACAACCCGTCTGAAGCTAGTGAATATCTTAAGCCCCTCCTAGACTATGCTGCAAGTCACATTCCCAAAGCTAAGCTTCCAGAATCGCCGCTCTATATTTTAGCAACAGCAGGGATGAGAATGCTTCCATTaag ccaGCAAGAAGCCATCCTCCAAGATTTAAAGACGGACATTCCAAAAGATTACAAGTTCCTGTTCTCAGACCCTCAGGTTGAAGTGATTAGTGGGAAACAAGAGGGCGTGTACGCCTGGATTGGAATCAACTATGTCCTGGGCAGGTTCGACCACGGTGATGACA gTGATCCGATGGTCGAGGTGGATGTGACGGGAGAGAGCGGACCGATAAGCGTCCTGCGTAAGCGCACCGTTGGTATCCTGGACATGGGCGGGGGCTCGGCGCAGATCGCATTTGAGGTCCCTCACACCGTAAGCTTCAACAAGCCAGGCCCAGAG GAGGATGTTGCCAAGGGCATGCTGGCGGAGTTCAACCTCGGCTGTGATGTCCATAAAATTGAGCATGTGTACAGGGTTTACGTCACTACATTCCTTGGGTTTGGGGGCAACGCCGCCAGAACTCGATACGAGAAAGCTCTTCTTAATGCCTCGCTCCCCGTTAACAAAAG caTTGCCAATTCCCCTGGTCTCCAAGAAAAATCCGCGATTTCTGACCCATGTCTACCAGTCAACATGCAAGACCAGGTATCCCACAACAGCCAAACCATCCACCTAAAGGGAActggtgactttaaacaatGCCAGGCTTCCCTGGTGCCCCTCCTCAATCTCAGCAGTCCGTGCGCCAAGCAGCCATGCTCATTTAACGGCGTCTTCCAGCCGGAAATTGAGTTTCGAAATAGTGAGTTTTACGGGTTCTCCGAATATTGGTACTGTATGGAAGATGTGCTGCGCATCGGAGGGATGTACAATTATGTCAAATTTGAATTAGCTGCAAAG GATTACTGTGCAACCAGGTGGTCCTTAATACAAGAGCATTACGTCAAAGGCCTGTACACAAAAGCTGATGCCCACAGAATAAA ATACCAGTGTTTTAAATCAGCCTGGATTACAACGGTTCTCCATAAGGGTTTCCGATTTCCAGAAGATTATCACTACCTGCGCACCGCCAGCCTTATACAGGATAAAGAGGTGCAGTGGACCCTGGGTGCCATACTGCATCGTACTCGCTTCCTTCCGCTCAG AGAAATCCAGCAGGGTGCGTTCCAGAAGCAGGTCCCTCCACCGTGGGTCCACGCTACCCAGATTTCCAACCAGTATATCTTCATTACGTGCTTTGTCATTGTCTGTATCTTCATTATGCTGTATGTCCGATGGCTAAGGGGGATGGGTCCCAGACGCATTTACCGGGTCCCAACTATGGCTTACTTCATGACAGAGGAGGGGCAAATACAGGATGGGATACAGGAAACTGGAGCTGTGATGCTCCCTTAG
- the LOC117295038 gene encoding vesicle transport protein SEC20-like, with translation MAIGNNVQAGNVAKEIIATDLQINGLVQDIRSNCQSVDDMNKVNQKIKEQMKITQTRISDLERIANEQDKETDRLEILKEVESFRKQLSSTQTSIRKANLSCKMAIDRSERESLFHGSADPDLRKRLNKENLAKTATSITDNLMSLNRMMAANVAQSGLSNQVLVKSSATISDTHEEFKGMGGVIQTSRSLLTKYNRRELTDRLLIFLAVALFLATVLYILKKRIF, from the exons atggcgatCGGCAATAATGTGCAAGCTGGGAATGTTGCAAAGGAAATCATTGCAACTGACCTCCAAATCAATGGCCTTGTCCAG GATATCCGGAGTAATTGCCAGTCAGTTGATGACATGAACAAAGTCAACCAGAAGATTAAAGAACAAATGAAGATTACACAGACAAGAATAAGT GATTTGGAACGAATAGCCAATGAACAAGACAAGGAAACAGACAGATTAGAGATTCTGAAAGAAGTGGAAAGCTTCCGTAAGCAGTTGTCAAG CACACAGACATCCATAAGGAAAGCCAACTTGTCTTGCAAGATGGCAATTGACCGTAGTGAACGAGAAAGTTTGTTTCACGGAAGTGCGGATCCAGATTTACgcaaaag ATTAAATAAAGAGAACCTGGCTAAGACAGCGACTAGCATCACTGATAACCTGATGTCATTGAACAGAATGATGGCTGCTAATGTAGCACAGAGTGGGCTCTCAAATCAAGTTCTAG TTAAGTCTTCAGCAACTATCTCCGACACCCACGAGGAGTTTAAAGGCATGGGAGGAGTGATCCAGACCAGTCGAAGTTTGCTGACCAAATACAACCGACGAGAGCTGACAGACAGGCTTCTTATATTCCTTGCAGTTGCCCTTTTCCTTGCAACGGTGCTGTACATACTCAAGAAGCGAATATTTTGA